A single window of Macaca mulatta isolate MMU2019108-1 chromosome 9, T2T-MMU8v2.0, whole genome shotgun sequence DNA harbors:
- the ZSWIM8 gene encoding zinc finger SWIM domain-containing protein 8 isoform X17, whose product MPGYNASAVCLRAPVSESLSRLQRDQLQKFAQYLISELPQQILPTAQRLLDELLSSQSTAINTVCGAPDPTAGPSASDQSTWYLDESTLTDNIKKTLHKFCGPSPVVFSDVNSMYLSSTEPPAAAEWACLLRPLRGREPEGVWNLLSIVREMFKRRDSNAAPLLEILTDQCLTYEQITGWWYSVRTSASHSSASGHTGRSNGQSEVAAHACASMCDEMVTLWRLAVLDPALSPQRRRELCTQLRQWQLKVIENVKRGQHKKTLERLFPGFRPAVEACYFNWEEAYPLPGVTYSGTDRKLALCWARALPSRPGASRSGGLEESRDRPRPLPAEPAVRPKEPGTKRKGLGEGVPSSQRGPRRLSAEGGDKALHKMGPGGGKAKALGGAGSGSKGSAGGGSKRRLSSEDSSLEPDLAEMSLDDSSLALGAEASTFGGFPESPPPCPLHGGSRGPSAFLPEPPDTYEEDGGVYFSEGPEPPTASAGPPGLLPGDVCTRDDVPSTDESGSGLPKTKEAAPAVGEEDDDYQAYYLNAQDGAGGEEEKAEGGAGEEHDLFAGLKPLEQESRMEVLFACAEALHAHGYSNEASRLTVELAQDLLANPPDLKVEPPPAKGKKNKVSTSRQTWVATNTLSKAAFLLTVLSERPEHHNLAFRVGMFALELQRPPASTKALEVKLAYQESEVAALLKKIPLGPSEMSTMRCRAEELREGTLCDYRPVLPLMLASFIFDVLCAPVVSPTGSRPPSRNWNSETPGDEELGFEAAVAALGMKTTVSEAEHPLLCEGTRREKGDLALALMITYKDDQAKLKKILDKLLDRESQTHKPQTLSSFYSSSRPTTASQRSPSKHGGPSAPGALQPLTSGSAGPAQPGSVAGAGPGPTEGFTEKNVPESSPHSPCEGLPSEAALTPRPEGKVPSRLALGSRGGYNGRGWGSPGRPKKKHTGMASIDSSAPETTSDSSPTLSRRPLRGGWAPTSWGRGQDSDSISSSSSDSLGSSSSSGSRRASASGGARAKTVEVGRYKGRRPESHAPHVPNQPSEAAAHFYFELAKTVLIKAGGNSSTSIFTHPSSSGGHQGPHRNLHLCAFEIGLYALGLHNFVSPNWLSRTYSSHVSWITGQAMEIGSAALTILVECWDGHLTPPEVASLADRASRARDSNMVRAAAELALSCLPHAHALNPNEIQRALVQCKEQDNLMLEKACMAVEEAAKGGGVYPEVLFEVAHQWFWLYEQTAGGSSTAREGATSCSASGIRAAGEAGRGMPEGRGGPGTEPVTVAAAAVTAAATVVPVISVGSSLYPGPGLGHGHSPGLHPYTALQPHLPCSPQYLTHPAHPAHPMPHMPRPAVFPVPSSAYPQGVHPAFLGAQYPYSVTPPSLAATAVSFPVPSMAPITVHPYHTEPGLPLPTSVACELWGQGTVSSVHPASTFPAIQGASLPALTTQPSPLVSGGFPPPEEETHSQPVSPHSLHHLHAAYRVGMLALEMLGRRAHNDHPNNFSRSPPYTDDVKWLLGLAAKLGDRHGDAAAAESRSCPQPPACPGLPPTGAALPAGIHAVHPPPLDSPDSCGLRRLCECDPERPQRLLPDAHGHDAVQRHPTEPQAQQTDQGAVAAGLTRDGHLLPLSLSPVGSYTGTQACGYGGPSHRGSEAWLDRSSSLSSLVAQTDSCSWAVAWGQDVSDPRSLGLGETALSGRGRWVASGIYLAFINI is encoded by the exons ATGCCTGGCTACAAT GCTTCTGCAGTCTGCCTGCGAGCCCCAGTCTCAGAGTCCCTGTCCCGGCTACAGAGGGACCAGCTGCAGAAGTTTGCTCAGTACCTCATCAGTGAGCTCCCTCAGCAG ATCCTCCCCACAGCTCAGCGTCTCCTGGACGAACTCCTGTCTTCCCAGTCAACAGCCATCAATACAGTGTGTGGAGCTCCGG ACCCCACAGCAGGGCCCTCAGCATCGGACCAGAGTACTTGGTATCTAGATGAATCGACACTCACTGACAACATCAAGAAGACACTGCACAAGTTCTGTGGCCCCTCCCCTGTGGTCTTCAG TGATGTGAACTCCATGTATCTGTCTTCCACGGAGCCGCCAGCCGCTGCTGAATGGGCATGTCTGCTGCGCCCTCTGAGAGGCCGTGAGCCGGAGGGCGTCTGGAACCTGCTAAGCATCGTGCGGGAGATGTTCAAGCGGAGGGACAGCAATGCTGCCCCCTTGTTGGAAATCCTCACTGACCAGTGCCTCACCTATGAGCAG ATAACAGGTTGGTGGTATAGCGTACGTACCTCAGCCTCACACAGCAGTGCCAGTGGGCACACGGGCCGTAGCAACGGGCAGTCAGAGGTGGCAGCCCATGCCTGTGCCAGCATGTGTGACGAGATGGTCACACTGTGGAGGCTGGCCGTGCTGGACCCTGCACTCAGCCCCCAGCG GCGCCGGGAACTGTGTACGCAGCTGCGGCAGTGGCAACTGAAGGTGATTGAGAACGTCAAGCGGGGCCAACACAAGAAGACGCTGGAGCGGCTCTTCCCTGGCTTCCGGCCAGCGGTGGAGGCCTGCTACTTCAACTGGGAAGAGGCCTACCCACTTCCCGGTGTCACCTACAGCGGCACTGACAGGAAGctggcactgtgctgggcccGGGCCCTGCCCTCTCGGCCAGGTGCCTCCCGCTCTGGGGGCCTGGAGGAATCCCGGGACCGGCCCCGACCCCTTCCTGCTGAACCAGCTGTGCGGCCCAAGGAGCCTGGGACCAAGCGAAAGGGCTTGGGTGAGGGGGTCCCCTCATCACAGCGGGGTCCCCGCCGCCTCTCAGCTGAAGGGGGAGATAAAGCTCTGCATAAGATGGGTCCAGGTGGGGGCAAAGCCAAGGCACTGGGTGGGGCTGGCAGTGGGAGCAAGGGCTCAGCAGGTGGCGGGAGCAAGCGACGGCTGAGCAGTGAAGACAGCTCCCTGGAGCCTGACCTGGCCGAGAtgagcctggatgacagcagCCTGGCCCTGGGCGCAGAGGCCAGCACCTTCGGGGGATTCCCTGAGAGCCCTCCACCCTGTCCTCTCCACGGTGGCTCCCGAGGCCCTTCCGCTTTCCTTCCTGAGCCCCCAGATACTTATGAAGAAGATGGTGGTGTGTACTTCTCAGAAGGGCCTGAGCCTCCCACAGCCTCTGCCGGTCCCCCTGGCCTACTGCCTGGGGATGTCTGTACCCGGGACGACGTCCCTTCTACAGATGAGAGTGGCAGTGGGCTTCCCAAAACCAAAGAGGCAGCCCCTGCAGTTGGAGAGGAGGATGACGACTACCAGGCGTACTATCTGAATGCCCAGGATGGGGCTGGGGGCGAGGAAGAGAAGGCCGAGGGCGGGGCTGGGGAGGAGCACGATCTGTTTGCTGGGCTGAAGCCGCTGGAACAGGAGAGCCGCATGGAG GTACTGTTTGCCTGTGCTGAGGCCCTGCATGCACATGGCTACAGCAATGAGGCCTCCCGTCTCACCGTGGAGCTTGCCCAGGATCTGCTAGCCAACCCACCCGACCTCAAGGTAGAGCCGCCCCCTGCCAAG gGCAAGAAGAACAAGGTATCCACGAGCCGTCAGACCTGGGTGGCTACCAACACCCTGAGCAAGGCAGCTTTCCTGTTGACAGTGCTAAGTGAGCGTCCAGAGCACCACAACCTGGCCTTCCGAGTTGGCATGTTTGCCTTGGAGCTGCAGAGGCCTCCAGCTTCTACCAAGGCCTTGGAG GTGAAGCTGGCAtaccaggagtctgaggtggctGCCTTGCTCAAGAAGATCCCTCTGGGTCCGAGCGAGATGAGTACCATGCGGTGCCGGGCAGAGGAGCTTCGGGAGGGGACGCTCTGTGACTATCGGCCTGTGTTGCCTCTCATGTTGGCCAGTTTCATCTTTGACGTTCTCTGTGCTCCAG TGGTTTCTCCCACAGGTTCCCGGCCCCCAAGTCGCAACTGGAACAGTGAGACACCTGGGGatgaggagctgggatttgaagcaGCAGTTGCTGCCTTGG GCATGAAGACAACAGTAAGCGAGGCAGAACATCCCCTCTTATGTGAAGGTACACGTCGGGAGAAGGGTGACCTGGCATTAGCACTAATGATCACTTACAAGGACGACCAGGCCAAGCTTAAGAAG ATCTTAGACAAACTCTTGGACCGAGAGAGCCAGACACATAAGCCACAGACGCTGAGTTCTTTCTACTCATCTAGCCGCCCAACCACAGCCAGCCAGAGGTCTCCTTCAAAGCACGGGGGCCCATCTGCCCCAGGGGCCCTGCAACCACTGACCTCAGGCTCTGCAGGGCCTGCTCAACCAGGGAGTGTGGCAGGGGCTGGGCCAGGCCCCACTGAGGGCTTCACAGAGAAGAATGTGCCTG AGAGTTCCCCACATTCCCCCTGTGAGGGTCTTCCATCTGAGGCAGCTTTGACCCCCAGGCCAGAAGGGAAGGTTCCTAGCCGGTTGGCACTTGGCAGTCGTGGAGGCTATAATGGACGGGGATGGGGGTCTCCAGGACGGCCTAAGAAGAAGCACACAG GCATGGCCAGCATTGACAGCAGTGCCCCTGAAACAACATCGGATAGCTCCCCGACCTTAAGCCGGAGACCACTTCGAGGGGGCTGGgcccccacctcctggggtcgAGGTCAGGACAGTGACAGCATTAGCAGCTCTTCTTCGGACTCCCTGGGCTCCTCATCCTCCAGTGGAAGTCGCCGGGCCAGTGCCAGTGGAGGAGCCCGGGCAAAGACTGTTGAAGTTGGCAG GTACAAGGGCCGCCGCCCCGAGAGTCATGCCCCCCATGTACCCAATCAGCCATCAGAGGCAGCTGCACACTTCTACTTCGAGCTGGCGAAGACAGTGCTGATCAAGGCAGGGGGCAACAGCAGCACTTCCATTTTCACACATCCATCTTCCTCAGGGGGCCACCAGGGTCCTCACCGCAACCTGCACCTTTGCGCCTTCGAGATTGGGCTTTATGCCCTTGGCCTGCACAACTTTGTTTCTCCCAACTGGCTCTCACGTACTTATTCTTCTCACGTTTCCTGGATTACAG GCCAGGCCATGGAGATAGGCAGCGCAGCCCTGACTATACTGGTAGAATGCTGGGATGGGCACCTGACACCCCCTGAGGTTGCATCCCTGGCTGACAGGGCATCACGGGCAAGAGACTCCAATATGGTGAGGGCAGCAGCAGAGCTGGCCCTGAGCTGCCTGCCTCATGCCCATGCATTGAACCCTAATGAGATCCAGCGGGCCCTGGTGCAGTGCAAGGAACAG GACAACCTGATGTTGGAGAAGGCCTGCATGGCAGTGGAAGAGGCAGCTAAGGGTGGGGGAGTGTACCCTGAAGTGTTGTTTGAGGTTGCTCACCAGTGGTTCTGGCTATATGAGCAAACTGCAGGTGGCTCATCCACAGCCCGTGAAGGGGCTACAAGCTGTAGTGCCAGTGGGATCAGGGCAGCTGGGGAGGCTGGGCGGGGTATGCCTGAGGGTAGAGGGGGCCCAGGGACTGAGCCGGTTACAGTGGCGGCGGCAGCAGTGACAGCAGCAGCCACAGTGGTGCCCGTCATCTCGGTGGGGTCTAGTTTGTACCCGGGTCCAGGACTGGGGCATGGCCACTCCCCTGGCCTGCACCCCTACACTGCTCTACAGCCCCACTTGCCCTGTAGCCCTCAGTACCTCACTCACCCAGCTCACCCTGCCCACCCCATGCCTCACATGCCCCGGCCTGCCGTCTTCCCTGTGCCCAGCTCTGCATACCCACAG GGTGTGCATCCTGCATTCCTGGGGGCTCAGTACCCTTATTCAGTGACTCCTCCCTCACTTGCTGCCACTGCTGTGTCTTTCCCCGTCCCTTCCATGGCACCCATCACAGTACATCCCTACCACACAGAGCCAGGGCTTCCACTGCCCACCAGTGTGGCCTGTGAGTTGTGGGGCCAGGGAACAG TGAGCAGTGTCCATCCAGCATCCACATTTCCAGCCATCCAGGGTGCCTCACTGCCTGCCCTGACCACACAGCCCAGCCCTCTGGTGAGCGGAGGTTTTCCACCACCCGAGGAGGAGACGCACAGTCAGCCAGTCAGTCCCCACAGCCTGCACCACCTGCATGCTGCCTACCGTGTCG GAATGCTGGCACTGGAGATGCTGGGTCGCCGGGCACACAACGATCACCCCAACAACTTCTCCCGCTCCCCCCCCTACACTGATGATGTCAAATGGTTGCTGGGGCTGGCAGCAAAGCTGG GAGATCGTCATGGAGACGCTGCAGCGGCTGAGTCCCGCTCATGCCCACAACCACCTGCGTGCCCCGGCCTTCCACCAACTGGTGCAGCGCTGCCAGCAGGCATACATGCAG TACATCCACCACCGCTTGATTCACCTGACTCCTGCGGACTACGACGACTTTGTGAATGCGATCCGGAGCGCCCGCAGCGCCTTCTGCCTGACGCCCATGGGCATGATGCAGTTCAACGACATCCTACAGAACCTCAAGCGCAGCAAACAGACCAAGGAGCTGTGGCAGCGGGTCTCACTCgagatggccaccttctccccCTGAGTCTTTCACCCGTAGGGTCCTATACAGGGACCCAGGCCTGTGGCTATGGGGGCCCCTCACACAGGGGGAGTGAAGCTTGGCTGGACAGATCATCCTCACTCAGTTCCCTGGTAGCCCAGACTGACAGCTGCTCTTGGGCTGTAGCCTGGGGCCAAGATGTCTCAGACCCTAGAAGCCTAGGGCTGGGGGAGACAGCCCTGTCTGGGAGGGGGCGTTGGGTGGCCTCTGGTATTTATTtggcatttataaatatataa
- the ZSWIM8 gene encoding zinc finger SWIM domain-containing protein 8 isoform X1, with product MELMFAEWEDGERFSFEDSDRFEEDSLCSFISEAESLCQNWRGWRKQSAGPNSPTGGGGGGGSGGTRMRDGLVIPLVELSAKQVAFHIPFEVVEKVYPPVPEQLQLRIAFWSFPENEEDIRLYSCLANGSADEFQRGDQLFRMRAVKDPLQIGFHLSATVVPPQMVPPKGAYNVAVMFDRCRVTSCSCTCGAGAKWCTHVVALCLFRIHNASAVCLRAPVSESLSRLQRDQLQKFAQYLISELPQQILPTAQRLLDELLSSQSTAINTVCGAPDPTAGPSASDQSTWYLDESTLTDNIKKTLHKFCGPSPVVFSDVNSMYLSSTEPPAAAEWACLLRPLRGREPEGVWNLLSIVREMFKRRDSNAAPLLEILTDQCLTYEQITGWWYSVRTSASHSSASGHTGRSNGQSEVAAHACASMCDEMVTLWRLAVLDPALSPQRRRELCTQLRQWQLKVIENVKRGQHKKTLERLFPGFRPAVEACYFNWEEAYPLPGVTYSGTDRKLALCWARALPSRPGASRSGGLEESRDRPRPLPAEPAVRPKEPGTKRKGLGEGVPSSQRGPRRLSAEGGDKALHKMGPGGGKAKALGGAGSGSKGSAGGGSKRRLSSEDSSLEPDLAEMSLDDSSLALGAEASTFGGFPESPPPCPLHGGSRGPSAFLPEPPDTYEEDGGVYFSEGPEPPTASAGPPGLLPGDVCTRDDVPSTDESGSGLPKTKEAAPAVGEEDDDYQAYYLNAQDGAGGEEEKAEGGAGEEHDLFAGLKPLEQESRMEVLFACAEALHAHGYSNEASRLTVELAQDLLANPPDLKVEPPPAKGKKNKVSTSRQTWVATNTLSKAAFLLTVLSERPEHHNLAFRVGMFALELQRPPASTKALEVKLAYQESEVAALLKKIPLGPSEMSTMRCRAEELREGTLCDYRPVLPLMLASFIFDVLCAPVVSPTGSRPPSRNWNSETPGDEELGFEAAVAALGMKTTVSEAEHPLLCEGTRREKGDLALALMITYKDDQAKLKKILDKLLDRESQTHKPQTLSSFYSSSRPTTASQRSPSKHGGPSAPGALQPLTSGSAGPAQPGSVAGAGPGPTEGFTEKNVPESSPHSPCEGLPSEAALTPRPEGKVPSRLALGSRGGYNGRGWGSPGRPKKKHTGMASIDSSAPETTSDSSPTLSRRPLRGGWAPTSWGRGQDSDSISSSSSDSLGSSSSSGSRRASASGGARAKTVEVGRYKGRRPESHAPHVPNQPSEAAAHFYFELAKTVLIKAGGNSSTSIFTHPSSSGGHQGPHRNLHLCAFEIGLYALGLHNFVSPNWLSRTYSSHVSWITGQAMEIGSAALTILVECWDGHLTPPEVASLADRASRARDSNMVRAAAELALSCLPHAHALNPNEIQRALVQCKEQDNLMLEKACMAVEEAAKGGGVYPEVLFEVAHQWFWLYEQTAGGSSTAREGATSCSASGIRAAGEAGRGMPEGRGGPGTEPVTVAAAAVTAAATVVPVISVGSSLYPGPGLGHGHSPGLHPYTALQPHLPCSPQYLTHPAHPAHPMPHMPRPAVFPVPSSAYPQGVHPAFLGAQYPYSVTPPSLAATAVSFPVPSMAPITVHPYHTEPGLPLPTSVACELWGQGTVSSVHPASTFPAIQGASLPALTTQPSPLVSGGFPPPEEETHSQPVSPHSLHHLHAAYRVGMLALEMLGRRAHNDHPNNFSRSPPYTDDVKWLLGLAAKLGDRHGDAAAAESRSCPQPPACPGLPPTGAALPAGIHAVHPPPLDSPDSCGLRRLCECDPERPQRLLPDAHGHDAVQRHPTEPQAQQTDQGAVAAGLTRDGHLLPLSLSPVGSYTGTQACGYGGPSHRGSEAWLDRSSSLSSLVAQTDSCSWAVAWGQDVSDPRSLGLGETALSGRGRWVASGIYLAFINI from the exons ATGGAGCTGATGTTTGCGGAGTGGGAGGACGGAGAGCGCTTCTCATTCGAGGATTCGGACCGTTTTGAGGAGGATTCGCTCTGTTCCTTCATCTCCGAGGCCGAGAGCCTCTGCCAGAACTGGCGGGGATGGCGCAAACAGTCAGCGGGGCCCAATTCCCCCACTGGCGGCGGTGGCGGAGGTGGCAGTGGCGGTACCAGAATGCGAG ATGGACTGGTGATTCCATTGGTGGAGCTGTCAGCAAAGCAGGTGGCATTTCACATCCCATTTGAAGTGGTGGAGAAAGTTTACCCACCGGTGCCTGAGCAGCTACAGCTCCGAATTGCTTTTTGGAGCTTCCCTGAGAATGAAGAGGACATTCG GCTGTATTCATGCCTGGCCAATGGCAGTGCAGATGAGTTTCAGCGAGGGGATCAGCTCTTCCGCATGAGGGCTGTGAAGGACCCACTGCAGATAG GGTTCCACCTGAGTGCTACAGTGGTGCCACCTCAGATGGTCCCTCCCAAAGGGGCCTACAACGTGGCTGTGATGTTTGACCGCTGCCGGGTCACTTCCTGCAGCTGTACCTGTGGGGCTGGGGCCAAATGGTGCACCCACGTCGTGGCACTCTGTCTCTTCCGCATCCACAAC GCTTCTGCAGTCTGCCTGCGAGCCCCAGTCTCAGAGTCCCTGTCCCGGCTACAGAGGGACCAGCTGCAGAAGTTTGCTCAGTACCTCATCAGTGAGCTCCCTCAGCAG ATCCTCCCCACAGCTCAGCGTCTCCTGGACGAACTCCTGTCTTCCCAGTCAACAGCCATCAATACAGTGTGTGGAGCTCCGG ACCCCACAGCAGGGCCCTCAGCATCGGACCAGAGTACTTGGTATCTAGATGAATCGACACTCACTGACAACATCAAGAAGACACTGCACAAGTTCTGTGGCCCCTCCCCTGTGGTCTTCAG TGATGTGAACTCCATGTATCTGTCTTCCACGGAGCCGCCAGCCGCTGCTGAATGGGCATGTCTGCTGCGCCCTCTGAGAGGCCGTGAGCCGGAGGGCGTCTGGAACCTGCTAAGCATCGTGCGGGAGATGTTCAAGCGGAGGGACAGCAATGCTGCCCCCTTGTTGGAAATCCTCACTGACCAGTGCCTCACCTATGAGCAG ATAACAGGTTGGTGGTATAGCGTACGTACCTCAGCCTCACACAGCAGTGCCAGTGGGCACACGGGCCGTAGCAACGGGCAGTCAGAGGTGGCAGCCCATGCCTGTGCCAGCATGTGTGACGAGATGGTCACACTGTGGAGGCTGGCCGTGCTGGACCCTGCACTCAGCCCCCAGCG GCGCCGGGAACTGTGTACGCAGCTGCGGCAGTGGCAACTGAAGGTGATTGAGAACGTCAAGCGGGGCCAACACAAGAAGACGCTGGAGCGGCTCTTCCCTGGCTTCCGGCCAGCGGTGGAGGCCTGCTACTTCAACTGGGAAGAGGCCTACCCACTTCCCGGTGTCACCTACAGCGGCACTGACAGGAAGctggcactgtgctgggcccGGGCCCTGCCCTCTCGGCCAGGTGCCTCCCGCTCTGGGGGCCTGGAGGAATCCCGGGACCGGCCCCGACCCCTTCCTGCTGAACCAGCTGTGCGGCCCAAGGAGCCTGGGACCAAGCGAAAGGGCTTGGGTGAGGGGGTCCCCTCATCACAGCGGGGTCCCCGCCGCCTCTCAGCTGAAGGGGGAGATAAAGCTCTGCATAAGATGGGTCCAGGTGGGGGCAAAGCCAAGGCACTGGGTGGGGCTGGCAGTGGGAGCAAGGGCTCAGCAGGTGGCGGGAGCAAGCGACGGCTGAGCAGTGAAGACAGCTCCCTGGAGCCTGACCTGGCCGAGAtgagcctggatgacagcagCCTGGCCCTGGGCGCAGAGGCCAGCACCTTCGGGGGATTCCCTGAGAGCCCTCCACCCTGTCCTCTCCACGGTGGCTCCCGAGGCCCTTCCGCTTTCCTTCCTGAGCCCCCAGATACTTATGAAGAAGATGGTGGTGTGTACTTCTCAGAAGGGCCTGAGCCTCCCACAGCCTCTGCCGGTCCCCCTGGCCTACTGCCTGGGGATGTCTGTACCCGGGACGACGTCCCTTCTACAGATGAGAGTGGCAGTGGGCTTCCCAAAACCAAAGAGGCAGCCCCTGCAGTTGGAGAGGAGGATGACGACTACCAGGCGTACTATCTGAATGCCCAGGATGGGGCTGGGGGCGAGGAAGAGAAGGCCGAGGGCGGGGCTGGGGAGGAGCACGATCTGTTTGCTGGGCTGAAGCCGCTGGAACAGGAGAGCCGCATGGAG GTACTGTTTGCCTGTGCTGAGGCCCTGCATGCACATGGCTACAGCAATGAGGCCTCCCGTCTCACCGTGGAGCTTGCCCAGGATCTGCTAGCCAACCCACCCGACCTCAAGGTAGAGCCGCCCCCTGCCAAG gGCAAGAAGAACAAGGTATCCACGAGCCGTCAGACCTGGGTGGCTACCAACACCCTGAGCAAGGCAGCTTTCCTGTTGACAGTGCTAAGTGAGCGTCCAGAGCACCACAACCTGGCCTTCCGAGTTGGCATGTTTGCCTTGGAGCTGCAGAGGCCTCCAGCTTCTACCAAGGCCTTGGAG GTGAAGCTGGCAtaccaggagtctgaggtggctGCCTTGCTCAAGAAGATCCCTCTGGGTCCGAGCGAGATGAGTACCATGCGGTGCCGGGCAGAGGAGCTTCGGGAGGGGACGCTCTGTGACTATCGGCCTGTGTTGCCTCTCATGTTGGCCAGTTTCATCTTTGACGTTCTCTGTGCTCCAG TGGTTTCTCCCACAGGTTCCCGGCCCCCAAGTCGCAACTGGAACAGTGAGACACCTGGGGatgaggagctgggatttgaagcaGCAGTTGCTGCCTTGG GCATGAAGACAACAGTAAGCGAGGCAGAACATCCCCTCTTATGTGAAGGTACACGTCGGGAGAAGGGTGACCTGGCATTAGCACTAATGATCACTTACAAGGACGACCAGGCCAAGCTTAAGAAG ATCTTAGACAAACTCTTGGACCGAGAGAGCCAGACACATAAGCCACAGACGCTGAGTTCTTTCTACTCATCTAGCCGCCCAACCACAGCCAGCCAGAGGTCTCCTTCAAAGCACGGGGGCCCATCTGCCCCAGGGGCCCTGCAACCACTGACCTCAGGCTCTGCAGGGCCTGCTCAACCAGGGAGTGTGGCAGGGGCTGGGCCAGGCCCCACTGAGGGCTTCACAGAGAAGAATGTGCCTG AGAGTTCCCCACATTCCCCCTGTGAGGGTCTTCCATCTGAGGCAGCTTTGACCCCCAGGCCAGAAGGGAAGGTTCCTAGCCGGTTGGCACTTGGCAGTCGTGGAGGCTATAATGGACGGGGATGGGGGTCTCCAGGACGGCCTAAGAAGAAGCACACAG GCATGGCCAGCATTGACAGCAGTGCCCCTGAAACAACATCGGATAGCTCCCCGACCTTAAGCCGGAGACCACTTCGAGGGGGCTGGgcccccacctcctggggtcgAGGTCAGGACAGTGACAGCATTAGCAGCTCTTCTTCGGACTCCCTGGGCTCCTCATCCTCCAGTGGAAGTCGCCGGGCCAGTGCCAGTGGAGGAGCCCGGGCAAAGACTGTTGAAGTTGGCAG GTACAAGGGCCGCCGCCCCGAGAGTCATGCCCCCCATGTACCCAATCAGCCATCAGAGGCAGCTGCACACTTCTACTTCGAGCTGGCGAAGACAGTGCTGATCAAGGCAGGGGGCAACAGCAGCACTTCCATTTTCACACATCCATCTTCCTCAGGGGGCCACCAGGGTCCTCACCGCAACCTGCACCTTTGCGCCTTCGAGATTGGGCTTTATGCCCTTGGCCTGCACAACTTTGTTTCTCCCAACTGGCTCTCACGTACTTATTCTTCTCACGTTTCCTGGATTACAG GCCAGGCCATGGAGATAGGCAGCGCAGCCCTGACTATACTGGTAGAATGCTGGGATGGGCACCTGACACCCCCTGAGGTTGCATCCCTGGCTGACAGGGCATCACGGGCAAGAGACTCCAATATGGTGAGGGCAGCAGCAGAGCTGGCCCTGAGCTGCCTGCCTCATGCCCATGCATTGAACCCTAATGAGATCCAGCGGGCCCTGGTGCAGTGCAAGGAACAG GACAACCTGATGTTGGAGAAGGCCTGCATGGCAGTGGAAGAGGCAGCTAAGGGTGGGGGAGTGTACCCTGAAGTGTTGTTTGAGGTTGCTCACCAGTGGTTCTGGCTATATGAGCAAACTGCAGGTGGCTCATCCACAGCCCGTGAAGGGGCTACAAGCTGTAGTGCCAGTGGGATCAGGGCAGCTGGGGAGGCTGGGCGGGGTATGCCTGAGGGTAGAGGGGGCCCAGGGACTGAGCCGGTTACAGTGGCGGCGGCAGCAGTGACAGCAGCAGCCACAGTGGTGCCCGTCATCTCGGTGGGGTCTAGTTTGTACCCGGGTCCAGGACTGGGGCATGGCCACTCCCCTGGCCTGCACCCCTACACTGCTCTACAGCCCCACTTGCCCTGTAGCCCTCAGTACCTCACTCACCCAGCTCACCCTGCCCACCCCATGCCTCACATGCCCCGGCCTGCCGTCTTCCCTGTGCCCAGCTCTGCATACCCACAG GGTGTGCATCCTGCATTCCTGGGGGCTCAGTACCCTTATTCAGTGACTCCTCCCTCACTTGCTGCCACTGCTGTGTCTTTCCCCGTCCCTTCCATGGCACCCATCACAGTACATCCCTACCACACAGAGCCAGGGCTTCCACTGCCCACCAGTGTGGCCTGTGAGTTGTGGGGCCAGGGAACAG TGAGCAGTGTCCATCCAGCATCCACATTTCCAGCCATCCAGGGTGCCTCACTGCCTGCCCTGACCACACAGCCCAGCCCTCTGGTGAGCGGAGGTTTTCCACCACCCGAGGAGGAGACGCACAGTCAGCCAGTCAGTCCCCACAGCCTGCACCACCTGCATGCTGCCTACCGTGTCG GAATGCTGGCACTGGAGATGCTGGGTCGCCGGGCACACAACGATCACCCCAACAACTTCTCCCGCTCCCCCCCCTACACTGATGATGTCAAATGGTTGCTGGGGCTGGCAGCAAAGCTGG GAGATCGTCATGGAGACGCTGCAGCGGCTGAGTCCCGCTCATGCCCACAACCACCTGCGTGCCCCGGCCTTCCACCAACTGGTGCAGCGCTGCCAGCAGGCATACATGCAG TACATCCACCACCGCTTGATTCACCTGACTCCTGCGGACTACGACGACTTTGTGAATGCGATCCGGAGCGCCCGCAGCGCCTTCTGCCTGACGCCCATGGGCATGATGCAGTTCAACGACATCCTACAGAACCTCAAGCGCAGCAAACAGACCAAGGAGCTGTGGCAGCGGGTCTCACTCgagatggccaccttctccccCTGAGTCTTTCACCCGTAGGGTCCTATACAGGGACCCAGGCCTGTGGCTATGGGGGCCCCTCACACAGGGGGAGTGAAGCTTGGCTGGACAGATCATCCTCACTCAGTTCCCTGGTAGCCCAGACTGACAGCTGCTCTTGGGCTGTAGCCTGGGGCCAAGATGTCTCAGACCCTAGAAGCCTAGGGCTGGGGGAGACAGCCCTGTCTGGGAGGGGGCGTTGGGTGGCCTCTGGTATTTATTtggcatttataaatatataa